The following are encoded in a window of Vibrio azureus genomic DNA:
- a CDS encoding cytochrome c oxidase subunit 3, with protein MSNKPESYYVPAQSSWPIVAAFALFLIAVGAGLTVQGIQAESEIGTFGKIILILGMLSLLYILAGWFSNVITESLTGKYSAQITRSFRQGMSWFIFSEVMFFGAFFGALFYARILSVPWLGGADNNFMTHEVLWPDFEAIWPLTSTPDGTTTEAMPWNGIPLMNTILLLLSSITLHMAHVSLEKNKRTALIVWLELTIVLAGFFLYYQYVEYAHAYQEMGLTLQSGIYGNTFFMLTGFHGLHVCLGAIFLLILLSRIAKDHFSPHNHFAFQAGSWYWHFVDVVWLCLFVFVYVI; from the coding sequence ATGAGTAACAAGCCCGAGAGTTATTATGTTCCTGCACAAAGTAGTTGGCCTATTGTCGCTGCCTTTGCTCTTTTTTTGATTGCGGTTGGTGCTGGTTTAACTGTCCAAGGCATTCAGGCGGAAAGTGAAATAGGGACCTTTGGTAAAATCATTCTGATTTTAGGTATGCTGTCTTTGCTTTATATTTTAGCTGGGTGGTTTAGTAATGTAATTACTGAATCATTAACGGGTAAATACAGTGCACAAATTACCCGCTCATTTCGGCAGGGGATGAGTTGGTTTATCTTTTCAGAAGTGATGTTCTTCGGTGCATTTTTTGGTGCTCTTTTTTATGCCAGAATCCTTTCTGTGCCTTGGTTGGGCGGGGCTGATAATAATTTTATGACACACGAAGTGTTATGGCCTGATTTTGAGGCTATTTGGCCTTTAACCTCGACACCAGATGGGACGACAACAGAAGCGATGCCATGGAATGGTATCCCGCTAATGAATACTATTTTACTTTTGCTGTCATCCATTACGTTACATATGGCCCATGTCAGTTTAGAAAAAAATAAGCGGACAGCGTTGATTGTTTGGTTAGAGCTTACCATCGTACTTGCAGGCTTCTTCCTTTATTACCAATATGTTGAATATGCTCATGCCTATCAAGAAATGGGGCTCACTCTTCAATCTGGAATCTACGGTAATACGTTCTTTATGTTGACCGGGTTTCATGGGTTGCATGTGTGTCTTGGTGCCATCTTCTTGCTTATTCTATTGTCGAGGATTGCGAAAGATCACTTCTCTCCTCACAATCATTTTGCATTTCAAGCGGGGAGCTGGTATTGGCATTTCGTTGATGTGGTTTGGTTATGTTTATTTGTATTTGTCTATGTAATCTAA
- a CDS encoding SURF1 family protein encodes MKSPGSWLALSASFWVAACLTVAVFLALVKLGIWQLDRGNEKLALEQSMEQKLKAPYQDISALLSHSESKNPFQGIKVQAQVLPQEFPIILLDNQIYVGKVGYLAYQIVAINAVNLPSEQSLVENPLVLLELGFVEGLVSRKALPKVIELEEEQFITGRTYQKSNNPLSSDLMAEKGNPVRIQNLNIKQLAKSFNIDLAPFVIQPDNLKSWPYSFPWNPLPMTSAKHFGYSFQWFVMAGVFLLITLMVLFRWILSIRSQGGDA; translated from the coding sequence ATGAAATCTCCCGGTTCATGGTTAGCTTTGTCTGCCAGCTTTTGGGTAGCAGCTTGCTTAACTGTGGCTGTGTTTTTAGCATTGGTCAAACTTGGCATCTGGCAGCTAGATCGAGGTAATGAAAAGTTAGCCTTGGAGCAATCGATGGAACAAAAGCTCAAAGCGCCATATCAAGATATCTCGGCCTTGTTAAGTCATAGTGAAAGTAAAAATCCTTTTCAAGGGATTAAAGTTCAAGCACAAGTCTTGCCACAAGAGTTCCCTATTATTTTGTTGGATAATCAGATTTATGTTGGAAAAGTGGGTTACCTTGCTTATCAAATTGTGGCAATCAATGCTGTGAATTTGCCTTCTGAGCAGTCATTGGTTGAGAATCCATTGGTTTTGTTGGAACTTGGTTTCGTTGAAGGGCTCGTATCAAGAAAAGCATTGCCGAAAGTGATTGAACTCGAAGAAGAGCAATTCATTACAGGTCGCACCTATCAAAAGTCAAACAACCCTCTAAGCTCAGATCTGATGGCAGAAAAGGGTAACCCTGTCCGCATACAAAACTTGAATATTAAGCAACTGGCTAAGAGCTTCAATATTGATTTAGCCCCGTTTGTTATTCAGCCAGATAATCTCAAATCTTGGCCTTACTCATTTCCATGGAATCCACTTCCTATGACCAGTGCAAAACATTTTGGCTATTCTTTTCAATGGTTTGTAATGGCAGGGGTGTTTTTATTGATAACCCTAATGGTGTTATTTCGCTGGATACTTAGTATACGCTCACAAGGAGGTGACGCATGA
- the ctaD gene encoding cytochrome c oxidase subunit I → MSKPIDPAVKSAPIDAQTSANTTMVIEDEHDHHDAPKGLARWIYSTNHKDIGTLYLWFSFAMFLIGGAMAMVIRAELFQPGLQLVDPQFFNQMTTVHGLVMVFGAVMPAFTGLANWMIPLMIGAPDMALPRMNNLSFWILPFAFLILIGSLFLPGGGPDFGWTFYAPLSTTYGPDSTALFVFSVHIMGISSIMGAINVIVTIVNMRAPGMTWFKLPMFVWTWLITAFLLIAVMPVLAGAVTMVLTDKYFGTSFFDAAGGGDPVMFQHIFWFFGHPEVYIMILPSFGIISAIIPAFTGKKLFGYHSMVYATCSIALLSFLVWAHHMFTTGMPVFAELFFMYCTMLIAVPTGVKVFNWVATMWRGAMTFETPMLFSIAFIVLFTIGGLSGLMLAIVPADFQYHDTYFVVAHFHYVLVSGAVFSIMAAAYYWLPKWTGHMYDNRLSLWHFWCSIISVNLLFFPMHFLGLAGMPRRIPDYAIQFADVNQIVSIGGFAFGLSQLIFLWVVIKCIRGGEPAPAKPWEHAEGLEWTVPSPAPYHTFSTPPKID, encoded by the coding sequence ATGAGTAAACCAATCGATCCTGCGGTTAAGTCTGCGCCTATTGACGCACAAACCAGTGCGAACACAACCATGGTTATTGAAGATGAACACGACCACCATGATGCACCAAAAGGGCTTGCTAGGTGGATATATTCTACCAACCACAAAGACATTGGTACGCTTTACCTCTGGTTTAGCTTTGCGATGTTTCTTATCGGTGGGGCGATGGCGATGGTCATCCGAGCCGAACTTTTTCAACCAGGCTTGCAACTTGTTGACCCTCAATTTTTCAATCAAATGACGACAGTACATGGGCTGGTTATGGTATTTGGCGCGGTTATGCCTGCTTTTACTGGATTAGCTAACTGGATGATCCCATTGATGATTGGCGCTCCAGATATGGCGTTGCCTCGCATGAATAACCTAAGTTTTTGGATTCTTCCCTTTGCATTTTTGATTTTGATTGGCTCGCTATTTTTGCCTGGAGGCGGGCCGGATTTCGGTTGGACTTTTTACGCTCCGTTATCAACTACATATGGCCCCGATAGTACAGCACTGTTTGTTTTTTCTGTTCATATTATGGGTATCAGCTCGATTATGGGAGCGATTAACGTCATTGTCACCATCGTCAACATGAGAGCGCCTGGTATGACTTGGTTTAAGCTGCCAATGTTTGTATGGACTTGGTTGATTACCGCGTTTTTATTGATTGCTGTCATGCCTGTACTGGCTGGAGCCGTAACCATGGTGCTTACTGATAAATACTTTGGCACGAGCTTTTTTGATGCTGCTGGTGGCGGTGACCCTGTCATGTTCCAACATATCTTTTGGTTCTTCGGGCATCCAGAAGTTTACATCATGATTTTACCGTCGTTTGGCATTATATCTGCGATCATTCCTGCGTTTACTGGCAAAAAGCTTTTTGGTTATCACTCCATGGTGTACGCCACTTGCAGCATCGCACTGTTGTCATTCTTGGTATGGGCGCATCACATGTTTACAACGGGAATGCCTGTATTTGCAGAACTGTTCTTCATGTACTGTACGATGCTCATAGCGGTCCCGACCGGAGTGAAGGTCTTTAACTGGGTCGCAACCATGTGGCGTGGTGCGATGACGTTTGAAACACCCATGCTGTTTTCCATTGCTTTTATTGTTTTATTTACGATTGGTGGGCTTTCAGGCCTAATGCTTGCGATTGTCCCTGCAGACTTCCAATATCATGATACTTACTTTGTCGTCGCTCACTTCCATTATGTCTTGGTATCGGGAGCCGTTTTCTCGATTATGGCAGCAGCCTACTATTGGTTGCCTAAATGGACAGGGCATATGTATGACAATAGGCTGAGTCTTTGGCACTTTTGGTGTTCAATTATTTCAGTAAACCTCTTATTTTTCCCGATGCATTTCTTAGGGTTAGCAGGCATGCCACGTCGTATTCCAGATTATGCAATTCAATTCGCCGATGTGAATCAGATTGTCTCAATCGGTGGCTTTGCCTTCGGTTTGTCTCAACTCATTTTCTTATGGGTAGTGATCAAGTGCATACGAGGTGGGGAGCCCGCACCAGCCAAACCTTGGGAGCATGCAGAAGGCCTAGAATGGACGGTGCCGAGTCCTGCGCCATATCATACCTTTTCAACGCCACCAAAGATCGACTAA
- a CDS encoding OmpA family protein: MKKVAIAVAAVVAGGLMNSAQAEMYLGGKLGMTSLDNACYLNSPCDDDAFGTGLHIGYDFTDMIALEYGVDYLGNYEGNFKHANTVDTIDGHLWALTLAPKLNWHVNDTWNLFAKLGGAYMISGSEKDIVPTGSLGAEYTIDNNWSVRAEYQRYQGFSDNVIDDMDADFFGLGVNYRFAPAPVIAAVVTEEVIEVEPVLLTRTHKEEYGTGTFEFDSAKLTNSVTERLNNLANFLKEFQQAQVEITGYTDNSGPAAYNLKLSERRAQAVADYLIATGVNADRFTVTGKGMEDPVASNSTAEGREKNRRVEVVVPEFQYEELVQPE; encoded by the coding sequence ATGAAAAAAGTAGCAATTGCAGTAGCAGCAGTGGTGGCTGGTGGTCTAATGAACTCTGCCCAAGCTGAGATGTACCTTGGGGGCAAATTAGGCATGACTAGTCTGGATAATGCTTGCTATCTAAACAGTCCTTGCGATGATGATGCGTTTGGCACTGGTTTGCATATCGGTTATGACTTTACAGATATGATCGCTCTTGAGTATGGAGTGGATTACCTCGGTAATTACGAAGGTAATTTCAAACACGCCAATACCGTTGACACTATTGATGGGCACCTGTGGGCACTTACACTAGCTCCTAAGCTTAACTGGCACGTAAATGACACCTGGAACTTATTTGCTAAGCTTGGTGGTGCATACATGATCTCAGGAAGCGAGAAAGACATCGTTCCTACTGGTTCTTTGGGTGCAGAGTACACTATCGATAATAACTGGAGTGTACGCGCGGAATACCAACGCTACCAAGGTTTCTCTGATAATGTGATCGACGATATGGACGCTGACTTCTTTGGTCTTGGTGTGAACTACCGTTTTGCTCCAGCTCCTGTTATCGCTGCTGTTGTGACAGAAGAAGTCATTGAAGTCGAGCCTGTTCTTCTTACTCGTACTCACAAAGAAGAATACGGTACAGGTACTTTTGAGTTTGACAGTGCTAAGTTAACAAACTCTGTGACCGAGCGCCTAAACAATCTTGCAAACTTCTTAAAAGAGTTTCAACAGGCTCAAGTAGAGATAACAGGTTACACGGATAACTCTGGCCCAGCAGCTTACAACCTTAAGCTTTCTGAGCGCCGTGCTCAAGCTGTTGCGGATTACCTAATCGCGACAGGTGTTAATGCAGACCGCTTTACTGTGACAGGTAAAGGTATGGAAGATCCTGTAGCGAGTAACAGCACTGCAGAAGGTCGTGAGAAAAACCGTCGTGTTGAGGTTGTGGTTCCTGAATTCCAATACGAAGAACTCGTTCAACCAGAATAA
- the aroG gene encoding 3-deoxy-7-phosphoheptulonate synthase AroG: MFQTDDVRINQVKELLPPIAVTEKFPATETASSTTFECRNAIHNILEGKDDRLLVIVGPCSIHDPEAAVAYGKKLKVLRDELGEQLEVVMRVYFEKPRTTVGWKGLINDPYLNDTFKLNDGLRIGRKLLLDLTDMGLPTASEFLDMITPQYVADLISWGAIGARTTESQVHRELASGLSCPVGFKNGTDGNIKIASDAIRSASASHHFLSVTKYGHSAIVETAGNPDCHIILRGGKEPNYSAAHVAQIKDELESAGLPKKVMIDFSHANSSKQFKRQMLVSDDVSEQIAGGEDAIFGVMIESHLVEGRQDLVNGKAANYGQSITDACIGWEDTETVLRQLADAVEARREK; encoded by the coding sequence ATGTTTCAGACCGATGATGTAAGAATTAATCAAGTAAAAGAGTTGTTGCCACCTATTGCAGTAACAGAGAAATTTCCAGCAACAGAGACGGCTTCTTCGACCACATTTGAATGTAGAAATGCCATTCACAACATATTAGAAGGCAAAGATGATCGATTGCTTGTTATTGTTGGCCCATGCTCGATTCATGACCCTGAAGCTGCTGTTGCTTACGGTAAAAAGCTGAAAGTTTTACGTGATGAACTCGGAGAGCAGCTTGAAGTTGTAATGCGTGTTTATTTTGAAAAGCCAAGAACAACGGTAGGCTGGAAAGGATTAATCAACGACCCTTATTTGAATGACACGTTCAAACTCAATGATGGTTTGAGAATAGGGCGTAAACTTCTGCTTGATCTTACTGACATGGGCTTGCCTACCGCCAGTGAATTCCTAGATATGATCACACCTCAGTATGTTGCAGATTTAATCAGTTGGGGCGCGATCGGTGCTCGTACAACTGAATCTCAAGTACACCGAGAGCTTGCATCAGGCTTATCTTGCCCAGTTGGTTTCAAAAATGGTACCGACGGTAATATTAAAATTGCGAGCGATGCGATTCGGTCAGCAAGCGCGTCACACCATTTCTTATCTGTGACTAAATATGGCCACTCTGCCATTGTCGAGACCGCCGGTAACCCTGACTGCCACATTATCTTACGTGGTGGTAAAGAGCCAAACTATAGCGCAGCGCATGTTGCTCAAATTAAGGATGAACTGGAATCAGCGGGTTTACCGAAGAAAGTGATGATTGATTTCAGTCATGCGAACAGCTCTAAACAATTTAAGCGTCAAATGCTGGTTTCAGATGATGTTTCTGAACAAATTGCTGGTGGTGAAGACGCAATCTTTGGTGTGATGATCGAGTCTCACCTTGTAGAAGGTCGTCAAGACTTAGTGAATGGTAAGGCGGCCAATTACGGCCAATCGATCACTGACGCATGCATTGGCTGGGAAGATACTGAAACGGTTCTTCGTCAGCTTGCGGACGCTGTAGAAGCTCGTCGTGAGAAATAG
- a CDS encoding methyl-accepting chemotaxis protein codes for MPALDSHTDKETHLKETDELVSTTDLKGVITYCNDAFCDVAEYTKEEMLGQHHNLVRHHDMPKAAFADMWAHLKQGKAWRGIVKNKTKSGGYYWVDAYVTPIYESHQIVGYQSVRVKPKQVWVNAAQKAYRNLLKAEKRPYTKRWKSKDNLRYLTLFAALIAPPLSLGLTLDGPLAWLAALLPIGTLAALFRHELIDTPLQFKKLQSQYDSISRLVYSGDKPFSIADYHIKLLSARIRTVLGRMTDSALPLQDCAEELSQTTTEASIALNQQNKNIKQVRDAAESMQISANSVSSSTHDAHLLIDDTLKSCLVAKETIDQTHTNLTQLSQQAEQATETTYQLSDQAQKVSHLMEEIAGIADQTNLLALNAAIEAARAGEQGRGFAVVADEVRALSGRTSSATEQIHSSLEAMLNTIQSWQKEILANKEQTDTCSKVAEESTRRLSEVEEMMQSMSGLMVDVADSADKQLQLSSDVNQHIHSIASTAEQNLAATNSVEQNSRQLKEQVQDFYQLANQFEEK; via the coding sequence ATGCCTGCTTTAGATTCTCATACCGACAAAGAAACACACCTTAAAGAAACAGATGAGTTAGTTTCTACAACTGATCTTAAAGGCGTTATTACTTATTGTAACGATGCATTTTGTGACGTTGCAGAATATACCAAAGAGGAAATGTTAGGTCAGCACCATAATCTTGTGAGGCACCATGACATGCCGAAAGCGGCTTTTGCTGATATGTGGGCACATTTAAAGCAAGGTAAAGCATGGCGTGGGATCGTGAAAAACAAAACTAAATCCGGGGGTTATTACTGGGTAGACGCCTATGTTACCCCAATTTATGAATCGCATCAGATCGTGGGTTACCAGTCTGTACGGGTCAAACCAAAGCAAGTATGGGTAAATGCGGCACAGAAAGCTTACCGAAATCTTTTGAAAGCGGAAAAAAGGCCTTATACCAAACGTTGGAAGAGTAAAGATAATCTACGTTATCTCACTCTTTTCGCTGCATTAATTGCACCACCTTTAAGTCTTGGCTTGACACTTGACGGGCCATTGGCGTGGCTTGCTGCATTGCTTCCGATAGGAACGCTTGCAGCTCTATTTCGTCATGAACTTATTGATACCCCCTTGCAGTTTAAGAAGTTGCAATCTCAATACGATAGCATCAGTCGTTTGGTTTATTCAGGGGATAAGCCATTTTCGATTGCTGATTATCATATAAAGTTGCTTTCTGCTCGAATTCGTACAGTGTTAGGCCGGATGACAGACTCTGCTTTGCCATTACAAGATTGTGCTGAGGAGCTGAGTCAGACCACAACCGAAGCTTCCATTGCACTTAATCAACAAAATAAAAACATCAAACAAGTTCGTGATGCGGCTGAGTCGATGCAAATCTCGGCAAATTCGGTTTCATCGAGTACTCATGATGCGCACCTATTGATTGATGACACACTAAAGTCTTGCCTCGTGGCTAAAGAAACCATTGACCAAACACATACCAACTTAACGCAATTGAGCCAACAAGCTGAGCAAGCTACGGAAACGACATATCAACTGAGTGATCAAGCGCAAAAGGTAAGTCATCTCATGGAAGAGATCGCTGGTATTGCCGATCAAACCAATTTATTGGCATTAAATGCGGCAATAGAAGCGGCCAGAGCGGGTGAACAAGGACGTGGCTTTGCCGTTGTAGCTGACGAAGTAAGAGCGCTTTCTGGCAGAACGTCTAGTGCAACGGAACAAATTCATTCTTCTCTTGAAGCAATGCTGAATACGATTCAAAGTTGGCAAAAAGAGATCCTCGCCAATAAAGAGCAAACGGATACATGTTCAAAAGTGGCTGAAGAAAGCACTCGGCGTTTATCTGAGGTAGAAGAAATGATGCAAAGTATGAGCGGGTTAATGGTCGACGTAGCAGATTCTGCAGATAAACAGCTTCAGTTGTCTAGTGACGTGAATCAACATATCCACTCTATTGCCTCCACTGCTGAGCAAAATCTTGCAGCGACGAACTCCGTCGAGCAAAACAGCAGACAATTAAAAGAACAAGTGCAAGACTTTTATCAACTCGCTAATCAATTTGAGGAGAAGTGA
- a CDS encoding DUF2909 family protein, protein MSIAFLFKTTLVLLLLFIIFNLAKALIEMVKDNPENSENSKPMSHYLGRRVMFSALVILLLLFALSAGWISPNPNPY, encoded by the coding sequence ATGTCCATCGCTTTTTTATTTAAAACAACGTTGGTTTTACTGCTGCTTTTTATCATATTCAACCTCGCCAAAGCGTTGATCGAAATGGTTAAAGACAACCCAGAAAACAGTGAGAACAGTAAACCAATGAGTCATTACCTTGGACGCAGAGTGATGTTTTCTGCTCTCGTGATACTGCTTCTACTTTTTGCTCTAAGTGCTGGCTGGATCTCACCGAATCCCAATCCGTATTAG
- a CDS encoding cytochrome c oxidase assembly protein: MEAKASHKKLTVKLVLATALMFGFGYALVPLYDVMCDALGINGKTSDVAAIQPTGMKIDRTRTIKVEFMAHITPEIPWEFEPSVVSMNVHPGEVIQTEYLAFNQSEQALIGQAVPSVSPGLGAAYFNKIECFCFNQQPLEGKQQARMPLIFYIEPDVPDSIHTLTLSYTLYKFPPQSDQASLVSLLRSEPQTIRL, translated from the coding sequence ATGGAAGCCAAAGCCTCCCACAAAAAATTAACCGTCAAACTGGTTTTAGCCACCGCCTTGATGTTTGGCTTTGGCTACGCCTTAGTCCCTCTGTATGACGTTATGTGTGATGCACTTGGGATCAACGGTAAAACCAGTGATGTTGCAGCAATCCAACCTACAGGAATGAAAATTGACCGCACGCGTACTATTAAAGTCGAGTTTATGGCCCACATTACACCGGAAATACCATGGGAGTTTGAACCCAGCGTAGTTTCAATGAATGTGCACCCTGGCGAAGTGATTCAAACAGAATATCTTGCATTTAACCAGAGTGAACAAGCGCTTATTGGCCAAGCTGTCCCTTCGGTATCTCCTGGCTTAGGGGCTGCTTATTTTAATAAAATTGAATGTTTTTGCTTTAACCAACAGCCTCTTGAAGGCAAGCAGCAAGCACGTATGCCATTAATTTTTTATATTGAACCTGATGTGCCGGATTCAATTCATACGTTGACCTTGTCTTACACACTCTACAAGTTTCCCCCTCAGTCTGACCAAGCATCTCTAGTCAGCCTTCTGAGGAGCGAGCCCCAGACAATTCGTCTGTAA
- a CDS encoding COX15/CtaA family protein has product MRLEHLVKFSLCLTLVVIMLGAYTRLADAGLGCPDWPGCYGQLLVPQTQEEVSTANALFPERAVEQGKAWLEMIHRYFAGSLGIVILVMAIWATNKQDVDATIPILLCLLVLGQAALGMWTVTLKLMPSIVMLHLFGGFTLLALQAVFYCQLKSHSPPLEAVASVSKGVKLLSVFTFGIVTMQILLGGWTSSNYAALMCTSLPICEGNWQAHLSWKEAFSFWQTGFDSYEFGVLDYPARMTIHVSHRIGAMVTAAVVLGYIVVLYQQQFSSAKKIAFWLGFVLLCQIALGISNVLFQLPIYVAVAHNFGAALMLALICVSQFYIWQSHTYRYAQAKGVRYE; this is encoded by the coding sequence ATGAGATTAGAGCACTTAGTGAAATTCAGTCTTTGTCTTACGCTCGTTGTTATTATGCTGGGCGCCTACACTCGTTTAGCTGACGCTGGCTTGGGATGTCCCGATTGGCCAGGGTGTTATGGGCAGTTACTTGTCCCTCAAACACAAGAGGAGGTCTCTACAGCCAATGCTTTGTTTCCTGAAAGGGCTGTCGAGCAAGGTAAAGCTTGGCTAGAAATGATTCATCGTTATTTTGCTGGCTCACTTGGGATTGTTATCCTAGTTATGGCTATATGGGCAACAAACAAGCAAGATGTTGATGCAACCATCCCAATTTTACTTTGTCTGTTGGTCTTAGGTCAGGCCGCTTTAGGAATGTGGACGGTGACATTAAAACTGATGCCAAGCATTGTCATGCTGCATTTATTCGGTGGTTTTACTCTACTGGCACTCCAAGCTGTTTTTTATTGCCAATTGAAGTCTCATTCTCCTCCTCTAGAGGCAGTTGCTTCAGTTTCAAAAGGGGTCAAGTTACTGTCAGTGTTTACATTTGGTATTGTTACCATGCAAATTTTACTTGGAGGCTGGACCTCCTCAAATTATGCCGCACTTATGTGTACCTCATTACCAATTTGTGAAGGTAATTGGCAGGCACATTTATCATGGAAAGAAGCGTTTTCTTTTTGGCAAACAGGGTTTGATAGTTACGAATTTGGTGTGTTGGACTATCCGGCACGCATGACTATTCATGTTAGCCATCGTATCGGGGCTATGGTTACAGCCGCCGTTGTTCTAGGCTACATTGTGGTGCTATACCAACAACAGTTTTCTTCAGCCAAAAAAATAGCCTTTTGGCTTGGCTTTGTTCTTCTGTGTCAGATTGCTTTGGGTATCAGCAATGTCTTGTTTCAGTTACCTATTTATGTCGCCGTTGCACATAACTTTGGGGCGGCTCTAATGCTGGCCTTGATTTGTGTGAGTCAGTTTTATATATGGCAAAGTCATACCTATCGGTATGCTCAAGCGAAAGGAGTTCGCTATGAATAA
- the cyoE gene encoding heme o synthase → MNNESILMLESSKKAWSTYLQLTKPKVVLLMLITAIVGMSLAPVVNFPWLEAILGLTGIGCMAGSAAAFNHLIDRRIDRQMDRTHQRPLPSGEVNPFSVTTFASVLGCFGFVLLYLWVNPLTAWMTLLSLLGYAVVYTLYLKRATPQNIVIAGIAGAMPPLLGWTAVTGELHANAWLLVMIIFIWTPPHFWALAIHRVEDYRKVNIPMLPVTHGVEYTKTSILLYTVLLTLVCILPVLVGMVGMIYLFSALLLNGGFIYYAWKLKFSPEPNTAMDTFKFSIGHLLGLFIALLADHYIAQVIV, encoded by the coding sequence ATGAATAATGAATCGATTTTAATGTTAGAGAGCAGTAAGAAAGCTTGGTCAACCTATTTGCAACTGACCAAACCTAAGGTTGTGCTCCTTATGCTGATCACAGCTATCGTTGGAATGAGCCTTGCACCTGTCGTCAATTTTCCATGGCTAGAGGCGATATTGGGTTTAACGGGCATCGGCTGCATGGCAGGTTCAGCCGCTGCGTTTAATCACTTAATTGACCGACGAATTGACAGACAGATGGACAGAACTCATCAGCGGCCATTGCCTTCTGGAGAGGTAAACCCTTTCTCGGTGACCACTTTTGCTTCCGTTCTGGGTTGTTTTGGCTTTGTGTTACTTTATCTATGGGTTAACCCATTAACGGCTTGGATGACGTTATTAAGTTTACTGGGTTACGCTGTGGTTTACACACTCTACTTAAAACGGGCTACCCCACAAAATATTGTGATAGCCGGTATTGCCGGTGCAATGCCCCCATTATTGGGTTGGACTGCCGTAACGGGTGAGCTGCATGCTAATGCCTGGCTACTGGTTATGATCATATTTATTTGGACTCCGCCTCATTTTTGGGCTTTAGCGATTCATAGAGTCGAGGATTATCGAAAAGTGAACATTCCAATGTTGCCTGTTACTCATGGCGTGGAATATACAAAAACATCCATACTTTTGTACACGGTTCTTTTAACCTTGGTTTGTATTTTACCTGTATTGGTTGGCATGGTTGGAATGATTTATTTATTTTCAGCTCTACTCCTTAACGGTGGCTTTATTTATTACGCATGGAAACTCAAGTTTTCTCCTGAACCTAATACTGCAATGGATACCTTTAAGTTTTCTATAGGTCATTTATTGGGGCTGTTTATCGCTTTGTTAGCCGATCATTATATTGCTCAAGTTATAGTTTAA